A region from the Lolium perenne isolate Kyuss_39 chromosome 4, Kyuss_2.0, whole genome shotgun sequence genome encodes:
- the LOC127332475 gene encoding uncharacterized protein, whose translation MAGRMEARITALLSLLAVTLLAHALLIQPPRAAAVFADRFLSALRFDARQLVGLVNRRNMILLCHAILLLILRDAGLLAAPARRRSTATTTAVGGDSTSSEAQPKPKSIVEMTRTSTATAAASSDVKNQTVADDSRLKLVRRRSPGRDKTAARLRRGKPSPMAREIIAPAVDKQSSERRFFDHSGVGTEIVAVQDRISCLHSEEPVAGDQTSRGEMTRQETEPECADDVDEMNRKFEEFIATTRRKMQLESLQLVTV comes from the coding sequence ATGGCGGGGAGAATGGAGGCCAGGATCACCGCGCTGCTCTCGCTCCTCGCCGTCACCCTCCTCGCCCACGCGCTCCTCATCCAGCCGCCGCGCGCCGCAGCCGTCTTCGCCGACCGCTTCCTCTCCGCGCTCCGGTTCGACGCCCGCCAGCTCGTCGGGCTCGTCAACCGGAGGAACATGATCCTCCTCTGCCACgccatcctcctcctcatcctcaggGACGCCGGCCTCCTCGCCGCTCCCGCTCGACGACGCAGCACCGCTACCACCACCGCGGTCGGTGGCGACAGTACCAGCTCCGAGGCTCAGCCCAAGCCAAAGAGCATCGTCGAGATGACGCGGACAAGTACTGCGACTGCTGCCGCGTCTTCAGACGTCAAGAACCAGACCGTCGCCGACGACAGTCGTCTCAAGCTTGTACGTCGACGAAGCCCTGGGCGGGACAAGACGGCGGCGCGATTACGGCGCGGGAAGCCATCTCCCATGGCCAGAGAGATCATCGCTCCTGCGGTCGACAAACAGAGCTCTGAACGCCGCTTCTTCGATCACAGTGGTGTTGGCACTGAGATTGTTGCAGTGCAGGACAGGATCTCCTGCCTGCACTCTGAAGAACCGGTCGCTGGTgaccagacaagcagaggagagatGACGCGTCAGGAAACAGAGCCCGAGTGCGCTGACGACGTGGACGAGATGAACAGGAAGTTCGAAGAGTTCATCGCCACTACGAGGAGGAAGATGCAGCTCGAGAGCCTGCAGCTGGTCACGGTGTAG
- the LOC127332476 gene encoding glucose-6-phosphate 1-dehydrogenase, chloroplastic: MASIALGCHLHPAATFSAQPSNASNQQHRHCPPQRTHAAGRRCLLRAKSSNGRPQIGASFSDGVLDGQSSGAGAVVPEQEENTVSITVVGASGDLAKKKIFPALFALFYEDWLPKHFTVFGYARSKMSDEELRNMISMTLTCRIDQRENCSDKMEQFLKRCFYQSGQYNSEEGFCELDRKLTQKEAGKQPNRLFYLSIPPNIFVDVVRSASRTASSRAGWTRFIVEKPFGRDYESSGELTRSLKMYLEEEQIFRIDHYLGKELVENLSVLRFSNLVFQPLWSRDYIRNVQLIFSEDFGTEGRGGYFDNYGIIRDIMQNHLLQILALFAMETPVSLAAEDIRNEKVKVLRSMRKLKLEDVVVGQYKGHTRGGKSFPAYVDDPTVPNGSVTPTFAAAALFIDNARWDGVPFLMKAGKALHTRRAEIRVQFRRVPGNLYRGNVGTDLDMATNELVLRVQPDEAIYLKINNKVPGLGMRLDSSNLNLFYSEEYQREIPDAYERLLLDAIEGERRLFIRSDELDAAWAIFTPVLRELEEKRVAPELYPYGSRGPVGAHYLAANYNVRWGDISSDGSF, translated from the exons ATGGCAAGCATCGCCTTAGGCTGCCATCTCCATCCCGCCGCTACTTTCTCGGCTCAGCCGTCCAACGCAAGCAACCAACAGCACCGCCATTGCCCACCTCAGAGGACCCATGCTGCCGGAAGAAGGTGCCTTCTTAGAGCGAAGTCCTCAAATGGCCGCCCACAGATCGGTGCCTCCTTCAGTGATG GGGTGCTAGATGGTCAGTCCTCTGGAGCTGGAGCCGTCGTGCCGGAGCAGGAAGAGAACACCGTCAGTATCACGGTCGTTGGAGCCTCCGGCGACCTTGCCAAGAAGAAGATCTTCCCGGCGCTTTTCGCCTTGTTCTACGAGGACTGGCTCCCCAAG CATTTTACAGTTTTTGGCTATGCTCGTAGCAAGATGAGCGATGAAGAGCTCAGGAACATGATAAGCATGACCCTGACTTGCCGGATTGATCAGAG GGAGAACTGTAGTGATAAGATGGAGCAATTTCTGAAGAGATGCTTCTATCAGTCTGGACAGTACAACTCAGAGGAAGGATTTTGCGAATTAGATAGAAAACTTACACAAAAAGAG GCTGGGAAGCAACCAAACAGGTTATTTTACCTGTCGATTCCACCAAACATATTTGTGGATGTGGTGAGATCTGCTAGCCGCACTGCTTCATCTCGGGCTGGCTGGACTAGATTCATAGTGGAGAAGCCATTCGGACGTGATTACGAGTCCTCAGGGGAGCTCACCCGATCCCTGAAGATGTACTTAGAGGAGGAGCAAATCTTCAG GATTGACCATTATCTGGGCAAGGAGCTGGTTGAAAATCTGTCGGTCCTCCGTTTCTCCAACCTTGTCTTCCAGCCACTGTGGTCGAGGGACTACATTCGGAATGTGCAGCTCATATTTTCCGAAGACTTCGGCACCGAGGGTCGAGGCGG CTACTTCGACAACTACGGGATCATCCGGGACATCATGCAGAACCACTTGCTGCAGATACTGGCCCTGTTTGCCATGGAAACCCCTGTCAGCCTCGCCGCCGAGGACATCCGCAACGAGAAG GTGAAAGTGCTGCGATCGATGAGGAAGCTGAAGCTGGAGGACGTGGTGGTGGGTCAGTACAAGGGCCACACGCGCGGCGGTAAGTCGTTCCCGGCGTACGTGGACGACCCGACGGTGCCGAACGGCAGCGTGACCCCGAccttcgcggcggcggcgctcttcATTGACAACGCGCGGTGGGACGGCGTCCCGTTCCTGATGAAGGCCGGCAAGGCGCTGCACACCCGGCGCGCGGAGATCAGGGTGCAGTTCAGGCGCGTCCCCGGGAACCTCTACCGGGGAAACGTCGGCACGGACCTGGACATGGCCACCAACGAGCTGGTGCTCCGGGTGCAGCCCGACGAGGCCATCTACCTCAAGATCAACAACAAGGTGCCGGGGCTCGGGATGAGGCTCGACAGCAGCAACCTCAACCTCTTCTACTCCGAGGAGTACCAGCGGGAGATACCGGACGCCTACGAGCGCCTGCTGCTGGACGCCATTGAAGGGGAGCGTCGGCTCTTCATCCGGAGCGACGAGCTCGACGCGGCCTGGGCCATCTTCACGCCGGTGCTCAGGGAGCTGGAGGAAAAGAGGGTGGCGCCCGAGCTGTACCCGTACGGCAGCCGGGGCCCTGTCGGCGCGCACTACCTCGCCGCCAACTACAATGTCAGGTGGGGGGACATCAGCAGCGACGGATCCTTCTAG